Proteins from a genomic interval of Papaver somniferum cultivar HN1 chromosome 4, ASM357369v1, whole genome shotgun sequence:
- the LOC113272052 gene encoding uncharacterized protein LOC113272052: protein MVKKMFDGWIHKTLEVYVDDMLVNSKLPQGHANDIREIFEQMRKYNMKINPAKCAFGVTSGKFLRYLVTKSGIEVYPEKVRAILEIPSPATIKDVQRLSGLLAALGRFINRSSDKCKDFFNTLKKGENFSWSSDCEEAFQKIKEHLAALPILQKHDPREDLYIYLSATNTSISTVLTRIEKEVDQPIYFISKTLTSAEKNYSKIEKMVLSLVYATQKLRSYFHAHTVTVITKAPIESVLDHADRDGRISKWGAQIKQFGIKYQSQTAIKTQAVADFLADFPLDNTDEIEEIPGLEDELEECPKLLRSENPRRWEVFVDGSCNSEGSGIGMVFTTPTGRRIVYSLRLEFPATNNIIEYEAVIHALHVIIVLGISEVRQTDGMYQASDPCLQRYLQLAKHYIGHIPNITFRHLNRINNRYADALAYIASMTTNPEATNVRIERVMLPSIPIEGNMDILNLDSVAHEESQSADDWRTPIIKYLANGDLPSDQQVAHKIISILGNYQLRDGILYKQSYLSPLLRCFSCTEGQSILKEIHYGYAGNHSGGRSLDHKAMLEGYFWPRMNEDSKQTEKFCIECQKFGKRRHAPSMDLKSVLSPWPFSKWGVDIVGPLRDGTGQRKYLIVATDYFTKWVEASALRHIRDHDVFTFLFEHIICHFGIPAAIVSDNGAQLQGKNIDLLFNFFKIRKNKSTPIYPESNGQAEATNKTIADMLKKKLDGHGESWCEQLHNVLWAYRTTRREATWMTPFALTYGT, encoded by the coding sequence ATGGTGAAAAAAATGTTCGACGGTTGGATACATAAAACCTTAGAAGTATATGTAGACGATATGCTTGTCAATAGCAAGCTCCCACAAGGTCATGCCAACGATATCAGGGAGATCTTCGAGCAAATGAGGAAATATAACATGAAAATCAATCCTGCAAAATGCGCCTTTGGAGTCACCTCGGGAAAGTTCCTGAGATACTTGGTCACCAAAAGCGGAATCGAGGTATATCCTGAAAAGGTGCGCGCTATACTAGAAATTCCTTCCCCTGCGACAATCAAAGACGTGCAGAGATTAAGTGGTCTACTAGCAGCCTTGGGAAGATTCATTAATAGATCATCCGATAAATGTAAAGACTTCTTCAATACTCTGAAAAAGGGTGAAAATTTTTCATGGAGTAGCGACTGCGAAGAAGCTTTTCAAAAGATCAAGGAACATCTGGCTGCATTGCCGATCCTACAAAAGCATGACCCGCGTGAAGACCTTTACATTTACCTATCGGCGACCAACACCTCAATTAGTACAGTGCTAACTCGCATAGAAAAGGAAGTGGATCAACCCATTTATTTCATAAGTAAAACTCTGACTTCGGCAGAGAAGAACTATTCCAAAATTGAGAAGATGGTGCTATCACTGGTCTATGCAACGCAAAAATTGCGTAGTTATTTTCATGCACACACGGTAACAGTCATAACAAAAGCCCCAATAGAATCTGTACTCGATCACGCTGACAGAGACGGCAGAATCTCCAAATGGGGTGCACAGATCAAACAATTCGGAATCAAATATCAATCCCAAACGGCGATTAAAACCCAAGCGGTTGCGGATTTCCTGGCCGATTTCCCATTAGATAACACTGATGAGATCGAAGAAATCCCGGGACTGGAAGATGAGCTAGAGGAATGTCCCAAGCTACTTCGCTCGGAAAACCCAAggcgatgggaagtcttcgtggACGGGTCATGCAACTCGGAGGGATCTGGCATCGGAATGGTTTTTACAACCCCGACCGGGCGAAGGATCGTTTACAGCCTAAGACTCGAGTTCCCTGCCACTAATAATATAATCGAGTACGAGGCAGTCATACATGCCCTCCATGTGATAATCGTGCTAGGTATCAGTGAAGTACGGCAGACAGATGGGATGTATCAAGCCTCAGACCCATGCTTGCAACGATACTTGCAACTCGCCAAGCACTACATCGGGCACATACCAAACATCACTTTCCGTCACTTGAATCGGATAAATAACAGATACGCTGACGCCCTGGCATATATAGCCTCCATGACGACAAATCCCGAGGCTACTAATGTTAGAATTGAAAGGGTCATGCTCCCATCCATTCCCATAGAAGGAAATATGGACATCCTTAATTTAGACTCAGTAGCCCACGAAGAGAGTCAGTCTGCGGATGATTGGAGGACGCCAATCATAAAATATCTAGCTAACGGGGACCTCCCAAGCGACCAACAAGTCGCACACAAGATAATATCAATATTGGGGAACTATCAGCTACGAGATGGCATTTTATACAAACAATCTTATCTATCACCTCTTCTCCGATGCTTTTCCTGCACTGAAGGTCAAAGCATATTAAAAGAAATACACTACGGTTATGCAGGAAACCATAGTGGTGGACGATCCCTAGACCACAAAGCAATGCTAGAGGGATACTTTTGGCCTCGCATGAACGAGGATTCAAAACAAACGGAAAAGTTCTGTATCGAATGCCAGAAATTTGGCAAAAGAAGGCATGCACCTTCAATGGATCTAAAATCTGTCCtaagcccttggccattctccaAGTGGGGAGTCGATATAGTCGGACCTTTAAGAGATGGAACCGGACAAAGAAAATATTTAATCGTTGCCACAGATTACTTCACAAAGTGGGTAGAAGCCTCGGCTCTACGACACATCAGGGATCACGATGTCTTCACATTCCTCTTCGAGCATATCATATGCCACTTCGGTATCCCAGCCGCCATCGTATCAGACAATGGGGCCCAACTCCAAGGGAAAAACATCGATTTACTCTTCAATTTTTTCAAGATCAGGAAAAACAAATCTACTCCGATCTATCCCGAAAGCAATGGCCAGGCAGAGGCAACTAACAAGACCATCGCTGACATGCTCAAAAAGAAGCTCGATGGGCATGGAGAAAGTTGGTGTGAACAATTACATAACGTCCTGTGGGCCTATCGGACCACCAGGAGGGAAGCAACATGGATGACCCCCTTCGCTCTCACATACGGCACATAG